One window from the genome of Maridesulfovibrio ferrireducens encodes:
- the gpM gene encoding phage terminase small subunit — MSLMLAHQRKMKEQGQVETDESAVASSAKIGIFPGGSVGTQQMAELLTNSLEEDLHQLHEIQAVTRKIEFKKNELIPKYQPYISRLKELNQDHPLLGYYLVWLIDAQDWDEVLSFGSYCVENNISLPERFKSELKTFLVGEFCKWAEAELSADRSADPYIAQIFEMVIEQDWDIADAVTADLYKMMGFQQEQNGELEEAAELLTTALDIGAQVKTRLEKLKKKLKNSNESTEPKE, encoded by the coding sequence ATGAGTTTAATGTTAGCGCATCAAAGAAAAATGAAAGAGCAGGGGCAAGTTGAAACTGATGAATCTGCCGTGGCTTCATCTGCAAAAATCGGGATTTTCCCTGGCGGCAGTGTCGGAACTCAGCAAATGGCAGAGCTGCTTACTAACTCCCTTGAAGAAGATCTTCACCAGCTCCATGAAATTCAGGCCGTGACTCGCAAAATTGAATTCAAAAAAAACGAGCTGATTCCCAAATATCAGCCATATATCAGCAGGTTGAAAGAACTGAATCAGGATCATCCATTGCTTGGATATTATTTGGTCTGGCTGATTGATGCACAGGACTGGGACGAAGTTCTTTCTTTCGGTTCCTACTGTGTCGAAAACAATATTTCCTTGCCTGAACGGTTCAAATCTGAACTGAAAACTTTCCTAGTGGGTGAGTTTTGCAAGTGGGCTGAAGCGGAACTTTCAGCAGATAGATCTGCAGATCCTTACATTGCCCAGATTTTTGAAATGGTCATTGAACAGGATTGGGACATTGCAGACGCTGTTACTGCTGATCTCTATAAAATGATGGGTTTCCAGCAAGAGCAGAACGGTGAACTTGAAGAGGCTGCCGAGCTTCTTACCACGGCGCTTGATATTGGCGCACAGGTCAAGACCAGACTCGAAAAACTTAAGAAGAAACTGAAGAATTCAAACGAATCAACAGAGCCAAAAGAATAA
- a CDS encoding phage major capsid protein, P2 family, with product MNSHSRKQYSALQANLAKGYGVQNVTEQFTVEPSVEQRLQDKIVEQSTFLQKINVITVDEMTGQNILGYANGPASGRTDTSGDKERVPVNLLGMDSNIFTLHQTDSDVYMLYSHLDAWAKFHDFQERYARYVQARIANDREVIGWNGVSAAADTNITTYPLMQDVNKGWLQYMREKRAANILAEGGSVAGAIKVGTDGDFKSIDHIVADLKQGIPKWLRKDLVALVGDELVGTESTGLYKAIVDDPVKKLAATASLEKFGGLPWETPSNFPGRGLVITSYSNLSIYTQSGSWRRNLKDKPEKNRVEDFNSRNEGYTVENTEAFVALEFDNVLISDGAGGWA from the coding sequence ATGAATAGCCATTCAAGAAAGCAATATTCTGCGTTGCAGGCTAATCTTGCGAAAGGTTACGGCGTTCAGAATGTGACCGAGCAGTTCACTGTTGAGCCGAGCGTTGAACAGCGCCTTCAGGATAAGATTGTTGAACAGTCCACTTTTTTACAGAAGATCAACGTAATTACCGTTGATGAAATGACTGGCCAGAACATCCTTGGCTATGCAAACGGGCCTGCTTCCGGACGTACTGATACTAGCGGAGATAAGGAACGTGTGCCGGTTAACCTGCTTGGCATGGATTCCAACATTTTTACGCTGCATCAAACTGATTCTGATGTTTACATGCTTTATTCCCACCTTGATGCATGGGCTAAATTTCATGACTTCCAGGAACGTTACGCTCGTTACGTTCAAGCTCGTATTGCAAATGACCGTGAAGTTATCGGCTGGAACGGTGTTTCTGCTGCTGCCGACACTAATATTACAACCTACCCGTTGATGCAGGATGTCAATAAGGGGTGGCTGCAGTACATGCGTGAAAAACGTGCAGCAAATATCCTTGCTGAAGGGGGATCTGTTGCCGGAGCAATCAAAGTCGGCACTGATGGTGATTTTAAAAGCATCGACCATATTGTTGCTGATTTGAAACAGGGCATTCCTAAATGGCTGCGCAAAGATCTAGTCGCTTTGGTTGGTGATGAACTTGTCGGTACCGAGTCTACGGGGCTTTACAAGGCTATCGTTGATGATCCGGTTAAGAAACTTGCTGCTACAGCTTCACTTGAAAAGTTTGGCGGTCTTCCCTGGGAAACTCCTTCTAATTTCCCTGGTCGTGGTCTGGTTATTACTTCTTATTCAAATCTATCTATTTACACACAGTCTGGCTCTTGGCGCAGGAACCTTAAGGACAAGCCTGAAAAGAACCGTGTTGAGGATTTCAACTCCCGCAATGAGGGATATACCGTTGAAAATACCGAAGCTTTTGTTGCTTTGGAATTTGATAATGTATTGATTTCTGATGGTGCCGGCGGTTGGGCATAA
- a CDS encoding TraR/DksA C4-type zinc finger protein produces the protein MDIVDAAQGVEKLFIEAALANRLSCPNRPSNKYCEECGEEIPEARRVAIPGVRYCIKCQTEMEQIQ, from the coding sequence ATGGATATTGTTGATGCTGCCCAGGGCGTTGAAAAGCTTTTTATAGAAGCTGCCCTTGCTAACAGGTTGAGCTGCCCAAACAGGCCCAGCAATAAATATTGTGAAGAGTGCGGCGAAGAGATTCCGGAAGCAAGACGGGTTGCAATCCCAGGAGTCCGGTACTGCATCAAATGTCAAACTGAAATGGAGCAAATACAATGA
- a CDS encoding DUF2597 family protein — MSGQRLSGKNFDVTLGDMLLRVEKATLEIEDNSSTAKDRGVPNGWVDGDVAASGEIEVDARNLNLIMEAASSAGSFRELPEFDILFFAKTGTDELKVQAFGCKLKLTSLLDIDSAGGEKHISKIPFEVTSPDFVRINGVPYLSEEDIEGL, encoded by the coding sequence ATGAGCGGCCAGCGTTTAAGCGGAAAGAATTTTGATGTGACTTTAGGAGATATGCTGCTTCGTGTTGAAAAAGCGACTCTTGAAATTGAAGACAATAGTTCCACCGCAAAAGACCGCGGAGTTCCTAATGGCTGGGTTGATGGTGACGTTGCCGCATCCGGAGAAATTGAAGTTGATGCACGTAATCTGAATTTGATTATGGAAGCAGCTTCTTCTGCCGGATCTTTCAGGGAGCTACCAGAATTCGATATTTTATTTTTTGCAAAAACCGGAACGGATGAACTGAAAGTTCAGGCTTTCGGCTGCAAGCTCAAGCTTACCTCATTGTTGGATATTGATTCAGCAGGCGGTGAAAAGCATATTTCCAAGATTCCTTTTGAAGTTACCAGCCCTGATTTTGTGCGCATTAACGGAGTTCCGTACCTCTCAGAAGAAGATATTGAAGGTCTGTAA
- a CDS encoding DUF2586 domain-containing protein translates to MLGRVQVNNLNLMQGEFKEVENYFLFIGRGSGTNEGKLVTVNSDTELDDVLGANEFNLKTHIEAAKLNAGQNWVACVYPLAADEDLADAIDACMELASVEAIVVTDPLADSVAVEALQAKAELIMGKYMRPLFFMGTTRAMAVDESWSDFTAAVKPIVSSIAADQVMVVPTLWGMDLGTLAGRLCNRSVTIADSPMRVATGPLLGAWSAKPVDKDGRAIDMSILQDLESSRLSVPQWYPDYPGVYWADGNMLDVPAGDYQMVENLRVVQKAMRRIYVLAVARIADRKLNSTPNSIEANKLYFMRPLFSMAKSVEIMGIQFPGEIKPPKDSDIVISWKSKYEVEIYLVVTPYNSPKHITCNLLLNLQNQAEA, encoded by the coding sequence ATGCTAGGCAGAGTACAAGTAAACAACCTGAATTTAATGCAGGGCGAATTTAAGGAGGTAGAAAATTACTTTCTTTTTATCGGCCGTGGATCCGGAACGAATGAAGGAAAGCTTGTCACTGTTAACAGTGATACCGAGCTTGATGATGTTCTGGGCGCAAATGAATTTAATTTAAAAACTCACATTGAAGCGGCCAAACTTAACGCTGGTCAGAACTGGGTGGCTTGCGTTTATCCGCTGGCAGCTGATGAAGATCTGGCTGATGCAATTGATGCATGTATGGAACTCGCTTCCGTTGAAGCTATCGTTGTCACGGATCCGCTTGCCGATTCTGTCGCGGTGGAAGCTCTGCAGGCTAAAGCAGAGTTAATTATGGGCAAGTACATGCGGCCTTTATTTTTCATGGGAACTACAAGAGCCATGGCCGTTGATGAAAGCTGGTCTGATTTTACTGCAGCAGTGAAGCCCATTGTTAGCAGCATTGCTGCAGATCAAGTTATGGTCGTTCCTACTCTGTGGGGAATGGATTTGGGAACGCTGGCCGGAAGGTTATGCAACCGCTCTGTTACCATTGCTGATTCTCCCATGCGTGTGGCAACCGGTCCGCTTCTGGGTGCATGGTCTGCCAAGCCGGTTGATAAAGACGGCCGTGCAATTGATATGTCCATTTTGCAAGATCTGGAAAGCTCCCGCTTGTCAGTTCCGCAATGGTATCCGGATTATCCCGGTGTTTATTGGGCAGACGGCAACATGCTTGATGTACCTGCCGGAGATTATCAGATGGTCGAAAATCTGCGAGTCGTGCAGAAAGCCATGCGCCGGATCTACGTGCTGGCCGTTGCCAGAATCGCTGATAGAAAACTGAATTCTACCCCTAATAGCATTGAAGCCAACAAGCTTTATTTCATGCGTCCGCTGTTCTCAATGGCTAAATCTGTGGAAATTATGGGCATTCAGTTTCCCGGTGAAATTAAACCACCTAAGGATTCCGACATCGTGATTTCTTGGAAAAGTAAATACGAAGTGGAAATTTATCTGGTTGTCACTCCTTATAATTCCCCCAAACATATTACCTGCAATCTACTTTTGAACTTGCAGAATCAGGCGGAGGCGTAA
- a CDS encoding GPO family capsid scaffolding protein, with amino-acid sequence MSKLITGFIKIGQSGPTADGRTIEAAWLKEAAASYDLDQYVSLIWPEHFRFFGNAGKVVELKAEEKDGITSLYAKLQPGEQLLAYNKSRQKLFTSMELDSDFAKSGKCYLTGLAVTDSPASLGTHELMFSHRKQNEKNIMLCGVELDANSFSQAEAADEFEPPSWFKKFMSQFGSNNSHVEKKEPENFKVEDTEQPMNAEQFKQLNDSIAGLGVQFSALAESMKPGKGEVPAEGVNEQPADAAEPDKFSELSAQMKELTTSVKDFTSRLEGAAGSTPVPENDGAAADGGLI; translated from the coding sequence ATGAGTAAATTAATAACTGGGTTTATCAAGATTGGTCAGAGTGGGCCGACTGCTGATGGACGGACGATTGAAGCAGCTTGGTTGAAAGAAGCTGCCGCTTCTTATGATCTGGACCAGTATGTTTCATTGATCTGGCCTGAACATTTCCGCTTTTTCGGGAACGCTGGAAAGGTTGTTGAATTGAAAGCTGAAGAAAAGGACGGGATAACTTCTCTATATGCGAAGTTGCAGCCAGGTGAACAGCTTCTTGCTTATAATAAATCCCGCCAGAAACTTTTCACCTCCATGGAACTAGATTCAGATTTTGCCAAGTCCGGCAAATGTTATCTTACAGGCTTGGCCGTTACAGATAGCCCCGCATCCCTCGGAACGCATGAATTGATGTTCTCACATCGCAAGCAGAATGAAAAAAATATCATGCTGTGTGGAGTTGAATTGGATGCAAACAGCTTTTCCCAGGCTGAAGCTGCTGATGAATTTGAGCCGCCCAGCTGGTTCAAAAAATTCATGTCTCAGTTTGGCTCTAACAATTCCCATGTCGAAAAAAAAGAACCTGAAAATTTCAAAGTAGAGGACACAGAACAGCCTATGAATGCAGAACAATTTAAACAACTAAATGACTCTATCGCAGGGCTTGGAGTTCAGTTTTCGGCACTCGCTGAATCCATGAAACCCGGCAAAGGAGAAGTTCCGGCCGAAGGCGTGAATGAGCAGCCAGCGGATGCAGCTGAACCTGATAAGTTTTCAGAGCTTTCCGCCCAGATGAAAGAGCTTACAACTTCCGTGAAAGACTTTACTTCCCGCCTTGAAGGTGCAGCCGGTTCCACTCCTGTCCCTGAAAATGATGGTGCTGCAGCTGATGGAGGGCTTATCTAA
- a CDS encoding phage tail tape measure protein, whose translation MSKLEKLTFSIDVLASKAMGTVGKVQQSLDTLANKASSAFRNIGMGGAGVLGAGFAIKSMIQPALDFNNAMRDVSSLSVQADAMDALANKSLLYSVKYGEGAAEFVSSSYDIQSAIGGLSGNDLASFTNASNVLAKGTKADAGTITNYMGTMYGIFKKDAEAMGKSKWVEQMSGKTATAVEMFKTTGTQMSEAFSSVGAAGQAAGISASEQFAVLGTLQATMSGSEAGTKYKAFLDGVGAAQKKLGLSFTDSEGKMLPMLDIMQKMKSKFGDTLDVAESDSLKSAFGSAEAVAMIKLLINDTDNLSASIGKLEKVSGMAKAESMAMKRVDPYQRMIQGANAAQIVIGRLLTPAIDKLFNFVADVTKGIVDWANAYPELAKWVGYAGVGLLAFTGILGVLSIVAGFGKITMLAWSGAVSMWTTVTKGAALATTIWSKATTLLNMAWKASPFGMVLAGITLLIAAIPVITKLWDSFKNAFGDTWWGKALIGALDPVMDWLKSLGKAVGWVLEKLGLSFDVSATSKVEKVVQASETVSASKVAPVQSLQQMKQSAVASGGIKQDLVNISNKSNSQTQNNGPVTHNHYGPHSNTNEQFALGLGG comes from the coding sequence GTGTCAAAATTAGAAAAACTTACTTTCTCAATTGATGTTCTGGCCAGCAAGGCCATGGGGACAGTCGGGAAGGTTCAGCAATCTTTAGATACTCTAGCTAACAAAGCTTCTTCTGCTTTTAGAAACATTGGAATGGGCGGGGCTGGTGTTCTTGGTGCGGGGTTCGCTATCAAGTCCATGATCCAGCCTGCTCTTGATTTCAATAATGCCATGCGGGACGTTAGCTCGCTTAGTGTTCAGGCTGATGCAATGGATGCTTTGGCGAATAAATCTCTGCTTTATTCAGTAAAATACGGTGAAGGAGCTGCTGAATTTGTATCCTCTTCCTATGACATTCAGTCTGCAATTGGTGGCTTGAGTGGAAACGATTTAGCCAGTTTTACAAATGCCAGTAACGTTCTGGCAAAAGGAACCAAAGCGGACGCGGGAACAATCACAAATTATATGGGAACCATGTACGGCATTTTTAAAAAGGATGCTGAAGCCATGGGGAAAAGTAAGTGGGTTGAACAAATGTCCGGCAAAACGGCCACCGCTGTTGAAATGTTTAAAACCACTGGTACGCAAATGAGCGAGGCTTTCAGCTCAGTGGGGGCGGCAGGTCAAGCGGCTGGAATATCTGCTTCTGAACAATTTGCAGTCCTTGGAACTCTTCAGGCTACCATGTCCGGATCTGAAGCCGGTACGAAATACAAAGCTTTTCTTGATGGTGTTGGAGCTGCTCAGAAAAAACTTGGGCTTAGTTTCACCGACTCTGAAGGAAAGATGCTGCCGATGCTTGATATCATGCAAAAGATGAAATCAAAGTTCGGTGACACTCTGGACGTTGCGGAATCTGATTCGTTGAAATCGGCCTTTGGATCTGCTGAAGCTGTCGCAATGATAAAGTTGTTGATAAATGACACAGATAATCTTTCAGCATCAATCGGCAAGCTGGAAAAAGTAAGTGGCATGGCAAAGGCTGAATCTATGGCCATGAAAAGGGTTGATCCCTATCAACGGATGATTCAGGGCGCGAACGCTGCACAGATAGTGATAGGCCGCTTGCTTACACCGGCCATTGATAAACTTTTTAACTTTGTTGCTGATGTAACAAAAGGGATTGTTGACTGGGCGAACGCTTATCCTGAACTTGCTAAGTGGGTTGGATATGCCGGGGTTGGCCTCTTGGCTTTTACCGGAATACTTGGAGTTTTATCCATCGTTGCCGGTTTTGGGAAAATTACAATGCTGGCGTGGTCCGGTGCGGTTTCTATGTGGACCACTGTTACTAAGGGCGCAGCTCTGGCCACAACCATATGGAGTAAGGCCACTACTCTTTTAAATATGGCTTGGAAGGCTAGTCCTTTCGGCATGGTCTTAGCCGGAATAACTCTGCTGATTGCCGCAATTCCCGTAATCACGAAACTTTGGGATTCTTTTAAAAACGCCTTCGGTGATACCTGGTGGGGCAAGGCTTTAATAGGCGCACTTGATCCAGTTATGGACTGGCTTAAAAGTCTTGGAAAAGCGGTGGGCTGGGTTCTGGAAAAGTTAGGTTTGTCTTTCGATGTTTCAGCAACTTCCAAGGTTGAAAAAGTGGTGCAGGCTTCTGAAACTGTTTCAGCCAGTAAAGTTGCACCTGTTCAGTCTTTGCAGCAAATGAAGCAATCTGCAGTTGCAAGCGGCGGCATTAAGCAAGATCTGGTTAATATTTCCAATAAGAGCAATTCCCAGACTCAGAATAACGGGCCGGTAACTCATAATCATTACGGGCCACATTCAAATACAAATGAGCAGTTCGCTCTCGGGCTGGGTGGCTGA
- a CDS encoding head completion/stabilization protein, which translates to MIGFSGLTDEVKDEEIQNESFYPGISVSHFHDCYRVPAEYELEMVKTHLKLAIAWANSQLETFKAEKEAEGITALVDIIAPMIGGETTKIIHYKHAVCCRAKGSLIHQYKTMVQAKGASSRIGDAVEAESQESLFYQYASAAIADLQGKISIMVEAL; encoded by the coding sequence ATGATTGGTTTTAGCGGCTTGACGGATGAAGTGAAAGACGAAGAAATACAAAATGAATCGTTTTACCCTGGCATATCCGTTTCACATTTTCACGATTGCTACCGTGTACCCGCTGAATATGAACTTGAAATGGTCAAGACTCATTTGAAGTTGGCCATAGCGTGGGCAAATAGCCAGCTTGAAACTTTCAAGGCAGAGAAAGAGGCAGAAGGAATAACTGCTCTGGTTGATATTATAGCGCCTATGATTGGTGGCGAAACAACCAAAATCATTCATTACAAGCACGCTGTTTGTTGTCGTGCAAAGGGCAGCTTGATTCACCAGTACAAAACTATGGTTCAGGCCAAGGGTGCAAGTTCAAGAATCGGTGATGCTGTCGAAGCTGAAAGCCAAGAATCACTTTTTTATCAGTATGCCAGTGCGGCCATTGCAGATCTGCAAGGCAAAATTTCTATTATGGTTGAAGCATTATGA
- a CDS encoding putative phage tail assembly chaperone → MIIPVEVNGKNLDFDVKTSVFNTYINDLRPDNKVAPAHNFLMRSVLPESKEDLCELLKLAGLEIQLAAAVIEEFTPEVEIVVGKSKSSPVQ, encoded by the coding sequence ATGATTATACCTGTAGAAGTGAACGGAAAAAACTTGGATTTTGATGTTAAGACTTCCGTTTTTAATACTTACATTAATGATTTGCGGCCGGACAATAAAGTTGCACCTGCTCATAATTTTTTAATGCGCAGTGTTCTGCCTGAAAGCAAAGAAGATTTATGTGAATTGCTTAAGCTGGCTGGACTTGAAATTCAGCTTGCAGCTGCGGTGATTGAAGAATTCACACCGGAAGTTGAGATTGTTGTGGGAAAGTCGAAAAGCTCGCCAGTTCAATAG
- a CDS encoding DUF2590 family protein produces MYFDILISENDITLDAGGNPEKVTDLACIAQDLLHMIRDTGLLVELVANRDKRVTAENLIKIIIEVEDDERIVPGTCQIVEVTGQPGTFNLTAIAYDFGELGFSIEV; encoded by the coding sequence ATGTATTTTGATATTTTAATATCAGAAAATGATATCACGCTGGACGCTGGGGGAAACCCTGAAAAAGTCACAGATCTGGCCTGCATTGCGCAAGATCTGCTGCACATGATCCGTGACACCGGGTTGCTGGTGGAGCTTGTTGCAAACAGAGATAAGCGGGTAACAGCTGAAAACCTCATTAAAATTATTATTGAAGTGGAAGATGATGAACGCATTGTTCCCGGTACTTGCCAGATTGTTGAAGTTACTGGCCAGCCTGGAACATTTAATTTGACGGCCATAGCTTATGATTTTGGTGAGCTGGGCTTTTCTATCGAGGTTTAG
- a CDS encoding terminase family protein, with translation MSQYADEIKQAARSLYLRKLKISEIAEDLNVPKRTLYHWADVGNWNDLIAHESAEEAIRRRITLLVEREDKTKLELKELDSLVYHLERLARLATRKNGFEDSADGSAQQDSHQGNKNSGKKNNKKRKGKIIKNDVSHLTLADFQDKFHKTYFHYQTELYENKERRNRFLLKSRQIGATWYFAQEAFEDACLTGDNQIFLSATRAQAEVFRAYIVALAQEHFDIELKGNPIVLHTAKGPATLYFLSNNSKSAQSYHGHVYIDECFWINKFSELYNVATGMAAHKKWRRTFLSTPSTINHEAYPLWSGENYNQRFKKKRAVFPTFAEMQAGAECPDNIWRKIITLEDAEKGGPKNGGCDLFDRKDLELEYARDVFLNLFMCQFVDDTFSVFKLHSLEKCGVDLDTWKDINIFDPKPVGNLPVWCGYDPSRFKDDASFVVLLPPLKEGGKFRVIEKHKWLNKSFTFQAARIKEICARYNVQFMGVDVTGPGYGVFEKVMEFYPNATAIHYSVESKNHMVLKAAEVIEESRLEWDAAQTEIAHAFMTIRKTTSSSGKIIYAARRTATTGHADVAWSVMHALSHEPIRNQSNGVIVEF, from the coding sequence ATGTCACAATACGCAGATGAAATAAAACAAGCAGCTAGATCACTATACCTGCGTAAATTAAAAATATCAGAGATAGCTGAAGATCTGAATGTTCCAAAGCGCACTTTGTATCATTGGGCAGATGTAGGAAACTGGAATGATTTAATAGCGCATGAATCAGCAGAAGAAGCGATCCGTAGAAGGATAACTTTGCTTGTAGAACGGGAAGACAAAACCAAGCTCGAATTGAAAGAACTTGATTCTCTCGTTTATCATTTAGAAAGGCTGGCCAGATTAGCGACTAGAAAGAATGGATTCGAAGATTCGGCAGACGGATCCGCGCAACAAGACTCGCACCAGGGTAATAAAAACAGCGGCAAAAAGAACAACAAAAAGCGTAAAGGAAAGATCATTAAAAATGATGTTTCCCATTTAACGCTGGCAGATTTTCAAGACAAATTTCACAAAACATACTTTCATTACCAGACAGAACTTTACGAGAATAAAGAGCGCCGCAACCGGTTCTTGCTCAAGTCCCGCCAGATCGGTGCAACTTGGTACTTTGCGCAGGAAGCTTTTGAAGATGCTTGCCTGACTGGCGATAACCAAATTTTTCTTTCAGCTACCAGGGCGCAAGCTGAAGTATTCCGCGCTTACATTGTAGCCCTTGCACAAGAGCATTTCGATATTGAACTGAAAGGTAATCCCATTGTGCTGCATACCGCCAAGGGACCAGCTACACTATATTTCCTTTCCAACAATTCTAAGTCTGCGCAGTCCTATCACGGTCATGTTTATATAGATGAATGTTTCTGGATCAATAAATTCAGTGAACTTTATAACGTGGCCACAGGCATGGCCGCTCATAAAAAATGGCGCAGAACATTCCTTTCCACTCCATCAACTATAAATCACGAAGCCTACCCGCTTTGGAGCGGCGAAAACTACAACCAGCGATTTAAAAAGAAACGAGCCGTATTCCCGACCTTTGCAGAAATGCAAGCCGGTGCTGAATGTCCGGATAATATCTGGCGTAAAATCATCACGCTTGAAGATGCGGAAAAAGGCGGTCCGAAGAATGGCGGTTGTGATCTCTTTGACCGTAAGGATCTGGAACTGGAATACGCGCGTGATGTATTCTTGAACCTGTTTATGTGTCAATTTGTGGATGATACCTTTTCAGTCTTCAAACTGCATTCGCTCGAAAAGTGCGGTGTAGATCTGGACACATGGAAAGACATAAACATCTTTGACCCTAAACCAGTTGGCAATCTGCCTGTGTGGTGTGGTTATGATCCTTCCAGATTCAAAGATGATGCATCCTTTGTTGTTCTACTGCCGCCATTAAAAGAAGGTGGAAAATTCCGAGTAATTGAAAAACACAAATGGCTGAACAAGTCTTTCACGTTCCAAGCTGCACGAATCAAAGAAATTTGCGCGCGGTATAATGTTCAATTCATGGGCGTTGATGTTACGGGCCCAGGCTACGGAGTTTTTGAAAAAGTTATGGAGTTCTACCCAAATGCAACCGCTATTCATTATAGCGTTGAAAGCAAAAACCATATGGTTCTAAAAGCTGCTGAAGTAATAGAAGAAAGCCGTCTTGAATGGGATGCAGCTCAGACAGAAATAGCCCACGCCTTTATGACTATTCGCAAAACAACATCAAGTTCAGGAAAAATTATATACGCGGCAAGACGTACTGCAACAACTGGCCATGCGGATGTTGCATGGTCCGTCATGCACGCCCTTTCACACGAACCAATCAGAAATCAATCTAACGGCGTAATAGTAGAA
- a CDS encoding phage tail protein translates to MKQLQNLSKFLLEVLEVKREQLECFADRGDLILTGKDLGNCVELGRLKYDAVFWIEKFHGDANLLLAHVMAWLSENDLERHDLNLPDPEVDISLNNRNTANVEIAISFEEPLLIVLDEEGPIFWNGKKWSVSELKVDVAEELVDMDGKSNEED, encoded by the coding sequence ATGAAGCAGCTGCAAAATCTATCAAAATTTTTGTTGGAAGTTTTAGAAGTTAAACGTGAGCAATTGGAATGTTTTGCGGATCGTGGTGATTTGATTTTAACCGGAAAAGATTTGGGAAATTGCGTGGAGCTGGGACGGCTTAAATATGATGCCGTTTTTTGGATTGAAAAGTTTCACGGTGATGCAAACCTTTTGCTGGCCCATGTCATGGCGTGGCTTTCAGAAAATGATCTAGAACGCCATGATTTAAATCTTCCGGATCCGGAAGTTGATATTTCATTGAATAATCGCAACACCGCAAATGTTGAAATTGCCATATCTTTTGAAGAGCCGCTTCTAATTGTTCTGGATGAAGAGGGGCCAATTTTTTGGAACGGCAAGAAGTGGTCTGTCAGTGAATTGAAAGTGGATGTTGCTGAAGAGCTGGTTGATATGGATGGGAAGTCAAATGAAGAGGACTAG
- a CDS encoding structural protein, whose product MSEPRGIRNHNPGNIRHGAKWNGLAEEQLDKSFCTFKTPEHGIRAMGKILITYQDKYGLDTVSGIIDRWAPPIENDTNAYAEHVAKQLEVGVDEPIVVRSFLDKLCTAIIRHENGVQPYDIATVQRGVNMAMGVA is encoded by the coding sequence ATGAGTGAACCAAGAGGTATCAGAAATCACAATCCCGGCAATATTCGTCATGGTGCAAAGTGGAACGGTCTTGCTGAAGAGCAGCTTGATAAATCTTTCTGTACTTTTAAAACCCCTGAACATGGAATCAGAGCCATGGGTAAGATTCTGATTACTTATCAGGACAAGTACGGTCTTGATACCGTTTCCGGTATCATTGATCGCTGGGCTCCACCTATCGAAAACGACACAAACGCATATGCGGAACACGTAGCCAAGCAGCTGGAAGTTGGAGTTGATGAACCTATTGTTGTCCGTTCGTTCCTGGATAAACTTTGCACGGCCATTATTCGCCATGAAAACGGTGTGCAGCCTTACGACATTGCAACTGTTCAGCGCGGTGTGAACATGGCTATGGGGGTTGCATGA